A single Echinimonas agarilytica DNA region contains:
- the pnp gene encoding polyribonucleotide nucleotidyltransferase, whose translation MKPIVKTFQYGQHTVTLETGVIARQATAAVLATMDDTSVLVSVVGKKQANPGQDFFPLTVNYQEKAYAAGKIPGGFFKREGRPTEGETLIARLVDRPIRPLFPDGFMNEVQVIATVVSLNPEVSADIVTLLGTSAALSISGIPFNGPIGAARVGYIDNEFVLNPLRSELPNSKLDLVVAGTESAVLMVESEAEVLSEEVMLEAVVYGHDQMQTAINAINELAAEVATPAWDWVAPEKNVALYDQVLAAAEAQFVEAYQITEKAERYTKVGEIKAAVTAALTEADETVDAREVGDILYSVEKNVVRQRIIAGEPRIDGRDPEMVRALHVGTGVLSRTHGSALFTRGETQALVACTLGTKRDAQILDELAGERTDNFLFHYNFPPYSVGETGFIGSPKRREIGHGRLAKRGVAAVMPDAEDFPYTVRIVSEITESNGSSSMASVCGSSLALMDAGVPIKASVAGIAMGLVLEGDKSVVLSDILGDEDHLGDMDFKVAGTNDGITALQMDIKIEGITKEIMQKALRQARAARLHILTVMDDAIGSAREEVSQFAPRIHTIKINPEKIKDVIGKGGATIRSITEQTGTSIDIQDDGTINIAAVDGVAAEAALQRIKELTAEIEVGRIYAGRVTRIVDFGAFVEILPGKEGLVHISQIANKRIEKVTDYLENNQNVDVKVLEIDRQGRVRLSIREANPEPAAETTEAAAPEAAAPEAE comes from the coding sequence GTGAAGCCGATTGTAAAAACATTCCAGTACGGTCAACACACTGTTACTTTGGAAACCGGCGTGATTGCACGTCAAGCTACCGCTGCTGTATTAGCAACGATGGATGACACATCAGTTTTGGTCTCAGTAGTGGGTAAAAAACAAGCAAACCCAGGCCAGGATTTCTTTCCACTGACGGTTAACTATCAAGAAAAAGCATACGCTGCAGGTAAGATTCCAGGTGGTTTCTTTAAACGTGAAGGACGTCCAACCGAAGGCGAGACACTGATTGCTCGTTTGGTTGACCGCCCAATTCGCCCTCTATTCCCTGATGGGTTCATGAATGAAGTGCAGGTGATTGCAACTGTTGTTTCATTGAATCCTGAAGTGTCTGCAGACATCGTTACTTTACTCGGTACTTCTGCAGCCTTGTCTATTTCTGGTATCCCATTTAATGGGCCAATTGGTGCCGCACGCGTTGGTTACATCGACAACGAATTTGTGTTGAACCCATTGCGCTCAGAACTACCAAATTCAAAATTGGATTTAGTGGTTGCGGGTACTGAATCAGCTGTATTGATGGTTGAATCTGAAGCTGAAGTATTGTCTGAAGAAGTCATGCTCGAAGCCGTTGTATATGGCCATGACCAGATGCAAACAGCGATTAATGCCATCAATGAGTTGGCTGCTGAAGTTGCTACTCCAGCGTGGGATTGGGTTGCTCCAGAGAAGAACGTAGCACTTTACGACCAAGTGCTGGCTGCTGCGGAAGCTCAATTTGTTGAAGCATACCAAATTACAGAAAAAGCTGAGCGTTACACCAAAGTTGGTGAGATTAAAGCTGCAGTCACAGCCGCTTTAACGGAAGCTGACGAAACAGTCGATGCACGCGAAGTAGGCGACATTCTTTACTCGGTAGAGAAAAACGTCGTTCGCCAACGTATTATTGCGGGTGAGCCACGTATCGATGGACGTGATCCAGAAATGGTTCGTGCGTTGCACGTAGGCACTGGCGTATTGTCACGTACGCACGGCTCTGCATTGTTCACACGCGGTGAAACGCAAGCGTTAGTTGCCTGTACATTAGGGACGAAGCGCGATGCTCAAATTCTTGATGAGTTGGCAGGAGAGCGCACTGACAACTTCTTGTTCCACTATAACTTCCCTCCATACAGTGTGGGTGAGACTGGTTTTATCGGCTCGCCTAAGCGCCGTGAAATTGGTCATGGTCGTTTGGCAAAGCGTGGTGTCGCTGCGGTAATGCCTGATGCCGAAGATTTCCCGTATACAGTTCGTATCGTATCGGAAATTACTGAATCTAATGGTTCAAGTTCAATGGCGTCTGTATGTGGCTCTTCACTTGCATTGATGGATGCTGGTGTTCCGATTAAAGCATCTGTTGCAGGTATTGCGATGGGCTTAGTATTGGAAGGCGACAAGTCAGTTGTATTGTCTGACATCTTAGGTGATGAAGATCACTTAGGTGATATGGACTTTAAAGTGGCCGGTACTAACGATGGTATCACTGCTTTGCAGATGGATATTAAAATCGAAGGTATCACTAAAGAGATCATGCAAAAAGCATTGCGCCAAGCACGCGCCGCTCGTTTGCACATCTTGACAGTGATGGACGATGCTATTGGTTCTGCACGTGAAGAAGTATCTCAGTTTGCTCCACGTATACACACTATCAAGATCAACCCAGAGAAGATCAAAGATGTGATTGGTAAAGGTGGTGCAACGATTCGTTCTATCACTGAGCAAACCGGTACAAGCATCGATATCCAAGACGACGGTACAATTAACATTGCTGCTGTTGATGGCGTTGCCGCTGAAGCTGCGCTTCAACGCATCAAAGAATTGACTGCGGAAATCGAAGTAGGTCGCATTTATGCTGGCCGTGTGACACGCATTGTTGATTTTGGTGCATTCGTTGAAATCTTACCGGGCAAAGAAGGCTTGGTACATATTTCTCAAATTGCTAATAAGCGTATTGAGAAAGTGACAGATTATCTCGAAAACAACCAAAACGTAGATGTGAAGGTTCTCGAGATTGACCGTCAAGGTCGTGTTCGCTTGAGTATCCGTGAAGCAAATCCTGAGCCAGCTGCAGAAACAACTGAAGCTGCTGCTCCTGAAGCCGCTGCACCAGAAGCAGAGTAA
- the galU gene encoding UTP--glucose-1-phosphate uridylyltransferase GalU, translated as MQVKKAVIPVAGLGTRMLPATKAIPKEMLPVVDRPLIQYVVEECVKAGIKEIVLVTHSSKNSIENHFDTSFELEATLEKRVKRQLLEEVQAICPKDVTIMHVRQGTALGLGHAILCAKPLVGEVPFAVVLPDVLIDRYDADPKRDNLAEMCSMFETTGASQIMVEAVPHEQISNYGVVDIGGKDLAPGESSQMLGTVEKPDADEAPSNLAVVGRYVLSAECWDLLAFTPPGAGGEIQLTDAIGSLMKVEPVNAYYMKGRSHDCGSKLGYMQANLEYGVRHSSIGEDYKAFLKEFVAKL; from the coding sequence ATGCAAGTAAAGAAGGCAGTTATTCCTGTTGCAGGTTTAGGCACTCGCATGCTACCCGCCACCAAAGCAATCCCCAAAGAAATGTTACCTGTTGTTGATCGCCCCTTAATCCAATATGTGGTTGAAGAGTGCGTTAAAGCAGGCATCAAAGAAATTGTGTTGGTGACTCATAGTAGTAAAAACTCCATTGAGAACCACTTTGATACAAGTTTTGAACTCGAAGCAACGCTGGAAAAGCGTGTGAAGCGTCAATTACTTGAAGAAGTTCAGGCTATTTGTCCAAAGGACGTAACTATTATGCATGTGCGTCAAGGCACAGCATTGGGTCTCGGCCATGCTATTTTATGTGCCAAACCATTAGTGGGCGAAGTACCATTTGCCGTTGTTTTACCTGATGTATTGATTGACCGTTACGATGCCGATCCAAAGCGCGACAACTTGGCCGAAATGTGCAGCATGTTTGAAACCACTGGTGCTAGCCAAATCATGGTTGAGGCTGTACCCCATGAGCAGATCAGTAATTACGGCGTGGTTGATATCGGCGGCAAAGATTTAGCCCCTGGTGAATCTTCGCAAATGCTTGGCACGGTTGAAAAGCCAGATGCAGATGAAGCTCCGTCTAACCTCGCTGTTGTGGGGCGTTATGTTTTAAGTGCTGAATGTTGGGATTTACTCGCATTCACACCTCCGGGAGCGGGCGGCGAAATTCAATTGACCGATGCGATTGGATCGTTGATGAAAGTTGAACCTGTTAATGCCTACTACATGAAAGGCAGAAGCCATGATTGCGGTAGTAAGCTGGGTTATATGCAAGCCAACTTAGAATATGGTGTGCGCCACAGTTCAATTGGTGAAGACTACAAAGCATTCTTAAAAGAATTTGTAGCGAAGCTTTAA
- the nlpI gene encoding lipoprotein NlpI: MIKSNILVLIGTLLLAACSATSNHSADAQNTLLAVPRQPGIEQQAAIAKLTEIINLTDASEEQRARLYYDRGVRYDSVGMKALAHLDFNRALHLKPDFAEAYNFIGIHYTQGEQFVDAFEAFGSAIELDANHQYAMLNRGIARYYAGRVELATEDFSEFYQRSPSDPYRVLWLYISEVETDEIKAQQNLLTHREKLNTQDWSTSIVDLYLGRISEEQFLSLVPYGIESEEAYAERLCEAYFYLGKLLEHNGEYNAAAKYFKLALATNIYDFVEHRYALLELKRIALISMKNNEDKSA; encoded by the coding sequence ATGATCAAATCTAATATCCTGGTTTTAATCGGGACACTATTGTTAGCAGCATGTTCTGCGACGTCCAATCACAGCGCTGATGCGCAAAACACCTTGTTGGCCGTTCCTCGCCAACCCGGTATTGAACAGCAAGCAGCCATTGCAAAGCTGACTGAAATTATCAATTTAACAGATGCATCCGAAGAGCAGCGTGCGCGTTTGTATTACGATCGTGGCGTGCGCTATGACTCTGTGGGCATGAAGGCTCTTGCTCATTTAGATTTTAATCGAGCATTGCACCTAAAGCCTGATTTTGCAGAAGCGTATAATTTCATTGGGATTCATTACACACAAGGTGAGCAGTTTGTAGATGCTTTTGAAGCGTTTGGCTCTGCAATAGAGCTCGATGCTAACCATCAATACGCGATGCTTAATCGCGGCATCGCTCGTTACTACGCTGGACGCGTTGAGCTAGCCACTGAAGATTTCTCTGAATTTTACCAACGCAGTCCGTCTGATCCGTATCGTGTGTTGTGGCTTTATATCAGTGAAGTCGAAACTGATGAAATCAAGGCTCAACAAAACCTCTTAACGCATCGCGAAAAACTGAATACTCAGGATTGGTCGACGAGTATTGTTGATTTGTACCTTGGACGCATCTCCGAAGAGCAGTTTTTATCACTTGTACCTTATGGTATTGAGAGCGAAGAAGCGTATGCAGAACGATTATGCGAAGCGTATTTTTACCTAGGCAAGCTCTTAGAGCATAACGGTGAATACAATGCCGCTGCCAAATACTTCAAATTGGCGTTAGCCACAAATATTTATGACTTCGTAGAGCATCGCTATGCACTGTTAGAACTCAAGCGAATCGCGCTGATTTCAATGAAAAACAATGAAGATAAAAGCGCATAG
- a CDS encoding ComEA family DNA-binding protein, whose translation MKSTKELVAAVSVALLTCISQPTIAAEPAPSETSVITNKVNINMANAEVIADLLYGIGLKKAEAIVNYRDAHGDFTSIDQLTEVKGVGSALVERNRNFIEI comes from the coding sequence ATGAAATCGACCAAAGAATTGGTTGCAGCAGTTTCTGTTGCGCTTTTAACATGCATATCTCAGCCCACTATCGCGGCTGAACCAGCCCCTTCTGAAACCTCAGTCATTACTAATAAAGTTAATATCAATATGGCAAACGCCGAGGTCATTGCTGACTTACTTTATGGTATTGGATTGAAAAAAGCAGAAGCGATCGTGAACTATCGAGATGCGCATGGCGATTTTACTTCGATCGATCAATTAACCGAAGTAAAAGGCGTTGGATCTGCCCTCGTTGAGCGAAATCGAAATTTCATTGAAATTTAA